CTGTTCGCGGATCGTGCGTGCACCGGCCTGGAAGCTTTTTTCGACTACTACGCCAAGGCCCACCAGCTCGGCTCCTGAACGCTGGATAATCTTAATCAGGCCGCGGGCCGCGTCGCCGTTGGCGATAATGTCATCGATGAAGAGGATTTTGTCATCCTCCGAGATGAACTGGCGGGACAGCATGATGTCCGTAACAATCCCTTTGGTAAAAGATGGTACCCGTTCACACAGAGCGTCGGGATCAGCCAGCAGCGTTTTTTTGCGGCGGGCAAACACCAGCGGCACCTTCATCTCATAAGCGGTGGCAAATGCCACGGCAATCCCCGAGGATTCCACAGTCACTACGCGAGTCACTCCAGCCTCAGCAAATCTGCGGGCAAATTCCCGTCCCATTTCCATCGTCAGCATCGGGTCGACCTGGTGGTTAAGCAGCCCGTCCAGCTTCAGCACCTGATCCGAGACGACTACACCTTCCTCCAAAATCCGCTGTTTCAATAATTCCATAATTGTAAACCTCCATTACCCTTTATAGACGTTCCACCGAAATCACACCTGTTCGTCCAGGCGGAAGTCATGTCCCTCTGTTCCTCATCATAACCTGTACTATGCGGACTACACAAGGCTATATCCTTGCAGGCCCCGCGATTATAAACTTCGCAGCATTCATAAGGAGGCTAAGCATGAAGTCACATGTCCGCACATTACAGATCGCGTTCACTTATATTGGTACCATTGTCGGCGCCGGATTCGCTACCGGCCAGGAAATCCTCCGTTTTTTCACCAGATACGGCCACTGGGCCCTGCTGACGATTCTGTTCTCTGCCGCTCTCTTTATCTGGCTGGGCACCAAAATGATGATCATCGCCCGGAAAATCTCTGCGGATTCGTATGAGGATTTCAACCGGCATCTGTTCGGAGCCAAGTCCGGGACCATCATCAGCCTGTTCACCATGATTATTCTGATCGGGGTGAACAGCATCATGCTGGCAGGCGCCGGGGCGATCTTCAAGGAGCATCTCGGCCTTCCTTATCAGGCTGGACTGCTTCTGACTCTCCTCGGATCTTACTTGCTGCTGAAGCGCGGCATTTCCGGCATTCTGCAGATCAACAGCCTTGTGGTGCCCCTGATGCTTACTTTGTCGCTAATTCTTGTCTGTAATACGCTGGGCGTGGCGGGAGCCGAACGCTTCCTCTTCCTGCCCACCGATTACAGCAGCATCAACGCCTGGATCTCTCCGCTGCTCTATACCTCGTTCAACCTTGGCATGGCCCAGGCTGTACTGGTTCCGCTGGCCCGTCATACGGATGACGAACGTGCGCTGGTGCGCGGCGGTATTCTGGGCGGAGCGGGCATCGGGTTCATGCTGCTGGCGGCCCATTTTGCCATGAGCTCGCAGATGCCGGGCATCCTGCAGTTCGAAATTCCGATGGGGAGCATCGCCGTCCGGCTGGGTCCGGTGGTGCAGATGATCTTCTTGCTGCTGATCTTCATGGAAATCTTCAGCACCTTCGTTGCGGGGATCTACGGGGTAAGCGTACAGCTCCAGCAGCGGCTCCCGGTTGCCCCTGCGCTTGTCGCCCCGCTGCTCATGCTGATCTGCTATGTGTTCAGCCAATTCGGCTTCAGCTCCCTGCTGGGCATCTTCTACCCGATCTTCGGCGCGCTGTGTCTGATATGGGTAGTCATGCTCGTGCGTTCCCCCATATCTCCGCCGCCAGGTCAGGGCAAGCCCCCAACAGGAGGTGCGGGCGGTAAAAAGCAGGGGATCACGATTGTCAGCATCAAGCCTGCCATCCGGACTACACGGAAATAACTGTTGCAGCAGGAATGATGCCAGCCACAGCTTCGGCAACGTGGCGGTGGCAGGTCATCATGACGATCTGCCGGGAAGCCGACAGCTCGCCAAGCAGAGCCAGGGCCGCGTGCAGCCGGTGTTCATCGAAATTAACGAACAGATCATCGAAGAACAGCGGCAGATTGACCTTACCGCTCATCGTTTCTGCCAGTGCCAGCCGGATCGCCAGATACAGCTGCTCCGCGGTTCCCCGGC
The window above is part of the Paenibacillus sp. FSL H8-0048 genome. Proteins encoded here:
- a CDS encoding xanthine phosphoribosyltransferase; the encoded protein is MELLKQRILEEGVVVSDQVLKLDGLLNHQVDPMLTMEMGREFARRFAEAGVTRVVTVESSGIAVAFATAYEMKVPLVFARRKKTLLADPDALCERVPSFTKGIVTDIMLSRQFISEDDKILFIDDIIANGDAARGLIKIIQRSGAELVGLGVVVEKSFQAGARTIREQGIRLESLVDITSLNDGTIVFG
- a CDS encoding YkvI family membrane protein gives rise to the protein MKSHVRTLQIAFTYIGTIVGAGFATGQEILRFFTRYGHWALLTILFSAALFIWLGTKMMIIARKISADSYEDFNRHLFGAKSGTIISLFTMIILIGVNSIMLAGAGAIFKEHLGLPYQAGLLLTLLGSYLLLKRGISGILQINSLVVPLMLTLSLILVCNTLGVAGAERFLFLPTDYSSINAWISPLLYTSFNLGMAQAVLVPLARHTDDERALVRGGILGGAGIGFMLLAAHFAMSSQMPGILQFEIPMGSIAVRLGPVVQMIFLLLIFMEIFSTFVAGIYGVSVQLQQRLPVAPALVAPLLMLICYVFSQFGFSSLLGIFYPIFGALCLIWVVMLVRSPISPPPGQGKPPTGGAGGKKQGITIVSIKPAIRTTRK